A window of Lepidochelys kempii isolate rLepKem1 chromosome 1, rLepKem1.hap2, whole genome shotgun sequence contains these coding sequences:
- the CEP83 gene encoding centrosomal protein of 83 kDa isoform X6: MRERFRKLDEEVEKYRTEYNKLRYEHTFLKSEFEHQKEEHARILEEKKIKYDTEIARLDRDKEELHNQLLSVDPTRDNKRVEVLLREKAQLHQKLKGLEAEVAELRAERENSGVQADNVQRIQVRQLAEMQTTMRSLEAEKQSAKLQIDRIEKELQMSNEQNTLLTSKLHKAEREISALATKVDELKHSHKLEVTNVRLEAARAKSEVERERNKIQSEMDGLHSDNEILKAAVERHKVLLVEKDRELIRKVQAAREEGFQKLAALQEEKLELENRLGELEKIKVEQDAWRQSEKDEYEEKLRVMHLAEESNRRELQNVRLKLQQQIIQSEELEKEKSENADLKQQIHDLELQVASLSQCENDLLDYNQKLKEMVERLKQECRNARSQAEKAQLEAEKMLEDRCVEWLEEKHKFIHRITEREEKYDQVKEKLHRAAVAQKKRKALNDNKQKRLQEKIELLEAKREELETENQVLNRQNVPYEEYTRLQKRLKDLQRRHNEFRSLILVPNIPSLNPVSGMLSTLVPGPEISFPHLQEEQHQRELSLLRKRLEDLETTQRKQLQELGPRGERVRLGAHSDSGRSRMVEEDDIQIEDSK; encoded by the exons ATAGCAAGACTGGATAGAGATAAAGAAGAACTGCATAATCAGCTGCTTAGTGTTGATCCCACAAGAGACAATAAGCGAGTGGAGGTACTCCTAAGAGAAAAGGCTCAACTACATCAAAAATTAAAAGGTTTAGAAGCTGAGGTAGCAGAACtaagagcagagagagaaaatagtGGCGTGCAGGCAGATAATGTCCAAAGAATACAAGTACGGCAGTTGGCAGAGATGCAGACTACAATGAGATCTCTGGAG GCAGAAAAGCAGTCAGCTAAGCTCCAAATTGATCGCATTGAAAAAGAACTACAGATGAGTAATGAGCAGAATACTCTCTTAACCAGCAAACTGCACAAAGCCGAACGAGAAATCAGTGCCTTGGCCACTAAA GTAGATGAACTTAAGCATTCACACAAATTAGAAGTAACTAATGTCAGACTGGAGGCAGCAAGAGCCAAGAGTGaggtagaaagagagagaaacaagatTCAAAGTGAAATGGATG GATTGCATTCAGACAATGAAATTCTCAAGGCAGCAGTTGAACGCCACAAAGTGCTTTTAGTAGAAAAGGATCGTGAGCTCATTCGTAAAGTACAAGCTGCCAGAGAAGAAGGCTTTCAAAAACTTGCAGCATTACAGGAAGAAAA GTTAGAACTTGAGAACAGATTAGGTGAGTTAGAGAAAATTAAAGTGGAACAAGATGCTTGGAGGCAATCTGAAAAGGATGAGTATGAAGAGAAATTGCGTGTTATGCACCTGGCAGAAGAGTCTAACAGAAGGGAGCTTCAGAATGTTAG gttaaaacttcaaCAGCAAATTATTCAGTCTGAGGAGttagaaaaagagaaaagtgaaAATGCTGATCTTAAACAG CAAATTCATGATTTGGAACTCCAAGTGGCCTCACTTTCTCAGTGTGAAAATGACTTGCTCGATTATAATCAAAAGCTGAAGGAAATGGTGGAGAGATTAAAACAAGAATGTCGAAATGCAAGAAGTCAAGCAGAAAAAGCTCAGCTAGAAGCAGAGAA GATGTTAGAAGACAGATGTGTAGAGTGGTTGGAAGAAAAGCATAAATTTATTCACCGCATCACAGAAAGAGAAGAGAAGTATGACCAGGTGAAAGAGAAATTACACCGGGCTGCTGTTGCTCAAAAAAAG AGAAAGGCTCTCAATGACAATAAACAAAAGAGGCTGCAGGAGAAAATAGAACTCTTGGAAGCAAAGAGAGAAGAACTAGAAACAGAAAACCAGGTGTTAAATAG ACAGAACGTTCCCTATGAAGAATACACTCGCCTTCAGAAAAGACTAAAGGATTTACAGCGCAGACACAATGAATTCCGGAGTTTAATTCTGGTTCCTAACATACCATCACTCAATCCAGTCAGTGGGATGTTGTCTACCTTAGTTCCTGGGCCTGAAATATCTTTTCCCCATCTGCAG GAGGAACAGCATCAAAGGGAGCTCTCCCTACTTCGTAAGCGGCTAGAAGATCTAGAAACCACACAGAGAAAACAGCTGCAAGAGCTCGGGCCACGTGGAGAGCGAGTTAGGCTGGGAGCGCACAGTGACTCTGGTAGAAGCAGGATGGTTGAAGAGGACGATATACAAATCGAGGACTCCAAATAA